In one Sphingomonas hankookensis genomic region, the following are encoded:
- a CDS encoding histidine phosphatase family protein yields MSSFPLYLLRHGEPEGAGRLIGRTDAPPTAAGIAACADQARDLAAEVLIASDLSRARLAGEAIGLATDVPLSIDPRWRELDFGAWDGMAPGDVEGAALARFWDDPDGHAPPGGERWSALVERVSAAIDDLAARPTLIVTHAGAMRAALAVLCGFDMHQTWAVDLPYNCLLTLRVWPGATPTAQIAGLYP; encoded by the coding sequence TGGCGAACCGGAAGGCGCGGGGCGGCTGATCGGCCGCACCGATGCGCCGCCTACGGCCGCCGGTATCGCGGCCTGCGCCGATCAGGCGCGGGATCTGGCGGCGGAAGTGCTGATCGCGTCCGACCTGTCACGGGCGCGTTTGGCGGGCGAGGCCATTGGGCTGGCGACCGATGTGCCGCTGTCAATCGATCCGCGCTGGCGCGAGCTGGACTTTGGCGCATGGGACGGGATGGCGCCGGGCGATGTCGAAGGCGCGGCGCTGGCGCGGTTTTGGGACGATCCCGATGGCCATGCGCCGCCCGGTGGAGAACGCTGGTCGGCGCTGGTGGAGCGTGTGTCCGCTGCCATTGACGATCTGGCCGCGCGGCCAACGCTGATCGTCACGCACGCTGGCGCGATGCGGGCGGCGCTGGCGGTGTTGTGCGGGTTTGACATGCACCAGACGTGGGCCGTTGACCTGCCCTACAATTGCCTGCTGACGTTGCGCGTCTGGCCCGGAGCAACCCCCACGGCACAGATCGCGGGGCTTTATCCGTGA
- a CDS encoding adenosylcobinamide-GDP ribazoletransferase: MRGFIIALQFLTRLPMPTPLRTIVVDDAAFARSMRWFPAVGLVIGAAVAGAAWAGALVDHRLGTLAALIVWVGVTGALHLDGLADLADASGAAHKDRERLLAVLADPHVGSFGVVAIVLQLLSKLVLLDMLVDARAFGALVLVPFAARIGPLVWTWWLMPLHQGLAARFRSAIGAIDLAGWAAALAAAAWFTPALLVTPLLVLWWGRHVRRALGGISGDGHGAGIELIETGLLLSVAITGLWIHTT; encoded by the coding sequence GTGAGGGGCTTCATCATCGCCCTGCAATTCCTGACGCGGCTGCCTATGCCAACTCCACTGCGGACAATAGTCGTGGATGATGCCGCGTTTGCCCGGTCGATGCGCTGGTTTCCCGCTGTAGGCCTGGTTATTGGTGCAGCGGTTGCGGGAGCCGCATGGGCAGGCGCGCTGGTCGATCACCGGCTGGGCACATTAGCCGCACTGATCGTCTGGGTGGGCGTGACCGGCGCGCTGCACCTTGATGGCCTGGCCGACCTCGCCGATGCCAGCGGCGCGGCGCATAAAGATCGCGAGCGGCTGCTGGCCGTTCTGGCCGATCCCCATGTCGGCAGCTTCGGCGTTGTCGCGATTGTGCTCCAACTGCTGAGCAAGTTGGTGCTGCTGGATATGCTGGTGGATGCACGGGCGTTTGGCGCGCTGGTACTGGTGCCGTTTGCCGCGCGCATCGGCCCGCTGGTGTGGACATGGTGGCTGATGCCGCTGCATCAGGGGCTGGCGGCTCGATTCCGTTCCGCCATCGGCGCGATCGATCTTGCGGGCTGGGCGGCCGCGCTGGCAGCGGCGGCGTGGTTCACTCCGGCGCTGCTTGTCACACCATTGCTCGTTCTGTGGTGGGGGAGGCACGTGCGCCGCGCGTTGGGCGGGATTTCCGGCGATGGCCATGGTGCAGGCATCGAGTTGATCGAAACCGGCTTGCTGCTGAGCGTGGCAATCACGGGCCTATGGATACACACGACATGA
- the cobD gene encoding threonine-phosphate decarboxylase CobD produces MNSFSFHGGRLADAMAQFGMGKAPWIDLSTGINPHGWPGADNLAVDWQALPDTGALNDLEAAAAACFGADPAHVCAVPGTEIGLRMLGDILPGPAIHAQPSYRTHGEMIPRSRPVALTELAGTEEATLIIANPNNPDGQITPPATLLGWLEARRDSAAWLVVDEAFADAAPHSSLAAHVQDEQRLIIFRSFGKFFGLAGVRLGFVLGPRALIAQYRQRLGSWPLSAAALAIGTAAYQDVDWTAAMRMALLEQADALDAVLARRGFSAIGACPLFRLIETDNAAALFERLARHAILTRPFDYDPRWLRLGLPADREALDRLDAALADD; encoded by the coding sequence ATGAACAGTTTTAGTTTTCACGGCGGCAGGTTGGCCGATGCCATGGCGCAGTTCGGCATGGGCAAGGCGCCGTGGATCGACCTGTCCACCGGCATCAATCCGCATGGCTGGCCCGGCGCGGACAATCTGGCAGTGGACTGGCAGGCGCTGCCCGACACCGGCGCGCTGAACGATCTGGAGGCCGCCGCCGCCGCCTGTTTCGGCGCGGACCCTGCCCATGTCTGCGCTGTTCCGGGCACGGAGATCGGCTTGCGCATGCTTGGCGATATCCTGCCCGGCCCCGCTATCCATGCCCAGCCCAGCTATCGCACCCATGGCGAGATGATTCCCCGCAGCCGTCCCGTAGCCCTGACCGAATTGGCGGGGACAGAGGAAGCGACCCTCATCATCGCCAATCCCAACAACCCCGATGGGCAGATCACCCCGCCCGCGACGCTGCTGGGCTGGCTGGAGGCGCGGCGCGACAGCGCAGCGTGGCTGGTCGTGGACGAAGCCTTTGCCGATGCCGCCCCGCACAGCAGCCTTGCCGCCCATGTGCAGGACGAACAGCGGCTGATCATCTTCCGCTCGTTCGGCAAATTCTTCGGGCTGGCCGGGGTGCGGCTCGGCTTTGTGCTGGGACCGCGCGCGCTGATCGCGCAATATCGGCAGCGGTTGGGCAGTTGGCCGCTATCGGCAGCGGCGCTGGCCATCGGCACGGCGGCATATCAGGATGTGGACTGGACAGCCGCCATGCGGATGGCCTTGCTTGAACAGGCGGATGCGCTGGACGCGGTGCTGGCGCGGCGAGGTTTCAGCGCGATAGGTGCCTGCCCGCTGTTCCGGCTGATCGAAACGGACAATGCCGCCGCGCTGTTCGAACGCCTTGCGCGCCATGCCATCCTGACGCGGCCGTTCGATTACGATCCGCGCTGGCTGCGCCTGGGCCTGCCCGCCGACCGAGAGGCGCTGGATCGCCTTGATGCGGCGCTGGCTGATGATTGA